The following proteins come from a genomic window of Bubalus kerabau isolate K-KA32 ecotype Philippines breed swamp buffalo chromosome 20, PCC_UOA_SB_1v2, whole genome shotgun sequence:
- the ACY1 gene encoding aminoacylase-1 isoform X1, which translates to MASEGSEGEHPSVTLFRQYLRIRTLQPEPDYGAAVAFFEERALQLGLGCQKVEVAPGRVVTVLTWPGTNPKLSSVLLNSHTDVVPVFQEYWSHDPFEAFKDADGYIYGRGAQDMKCVSVQYLEAVRRLKAEGHHFPRTIHLTFVPDEEIGGHQGMELFVKRPEFQALRAGFALDEGLANPTDAFTVFYSERSPWWVRVTSTGKPGHGSRFIEDTAAEKLHKVVSSILAFREKERQRLQSDPQLKEGAVTSVNLTILEGGVAYNVVPATMSASFDFRVAPDVDLKAFEGQLQDWCQAAGEGVTFEFAQKWTEPQVTPTDDSDPWWAAFSGACKDMNLTLEPEIFPAATDSRYLRAVGVPALGFSPMNRTPILLHDHDERLHEAVFLRGVDIYTRLLPALASVPVLPSES; encoded by the exons ATGGCCAGCGAGGGTAGCGAGGGCGAGCACCCATCTGTGACGCTCTTCCGTCAGTACCTGCGCATCCGCACCCTCCAGCCCGAGCCGGACTATG gggCAGCCGTGGCCTTCTTTGAGGAGAGAGCCCTCCAGCTGGGCCTGGGCTGTCAGAAAGTGGAG GTGGCACCTGGCCGTGTAGTGACTGTGTTAACCTGGCCAGGCACcaaccccaaactctcctccGTCTTGCTCAACTCCCATACAGATGTGGTTCCTGTCTTCCAG GAATATTGGAGTCATGATCCCTTTGAGGCCTTCAAGGATGCAGACGGCTACATCTACGGCAGGGGCGCCCAGGACATGAAGTGTGTCAGCGTCCA ATACCTGGAGGCTGTGAGGAGGCTGAAGGCTGAAGGCCACCATTTCCCCAGAACCATCCACTTGACCTTTGTGCCAG atgaggagattgGGGGTCACCAAGGCATGGAGCTGTTTGTGAAGCGGCCTGAGTTCCAGGCCCTGAGGGCTGGCTTTGCCCTGGATGAGG GCCTGGCCAACCCCACTGACGCCTTCACTGTCTTTTACAGTGAGCGGAGCCCCTGGT GGGTGCGGGTCACCAGCACTGGGAAGCCAGGCCATGGCTCGCGATTCATCGAGGACACAGCAGCGGAGAAGCTG CACAAGGTTGTGAGCTCCATCCTGGCTTTTCGGGAGAAGGAGAGGCAGAG GCTGCAGTCAGACCCTCAACTGAAGGAGGGGGCTGTGACCTCCGTGAACCTGACTATCCTAGAGGGCGGCGTGGCCTATAACGTGGTACCTGCCACCATGAGTGCCAGCTTTGACTTCCGTGTGGCCCCGGATGTGGACCTGAAG GCTTTCGAGGGGCAGCTGCAGGACTGGTGCCAGGCAGCTGGCGAGGGGGTCACCTTCGAGTTTGCTCAG AAGTGGACAGAGCCCCAAGTGACACCTACTGATGACTCAGACCCTTGGTGGGCAGCATTTAGCGGGGCCTGCAAAGACAT GAACCTCACTCTGGAGCCAGAGATCTTCCCCGCTGCCACGGACAGCCGCTATCTTCGCGCG GTAGGGGTCCCAGCTCTGGGCTTCTCACCCATGAACCGCACACCCATACTGCTCCACGACCACGATGAACGGCTGCACGAGGCCGTATTCCTCCGTGGGGTAGACATATATACTCGGCTGCTGCCTGCCCTGGCCAGTGTGCCGGTTCTGCCCAGTGAAAGCTGA
- the ACY1 gene encoding aminoacylase-1 isoform X2, whose protein sequence is MASEGSEGEHPSVTLFRQYLRIRTLQPEPDYGAAVAFFEERALQLGLGCQKVEEYWSHDPFEAFKDADGYIYGRGAQDMKCVSVQYLEAVRRLKAEGHHFPRTIHLTFVPDEEIGGHQGMELFVKRPEFQALRAGFALDEGLANPTDAFTVFYSERSPWWVRVTSTGKPGHGSRFIEDTAAEKLHKVVSSILAFREKERQRLQSDPQLKEGAVTSVNLTILEGGVAYNVVPATMSASFDFRVAPDVDLKAFEGQLQDWCQAAGEGVTFEFAQKWTEPQVTPTDDSDPWWAAFSGACKDMNLTLEPEIFPAATDSRYLRAVGVPALGFSPMNRTPILLHDHDERLHEAVFLRGVDIYTRLLPALASVPVLPSES, encoded by the exons ATGGCCAGCGAGGGTAGCGAGGGCGAGCACCCATCTGTGACGCTCTTCCGTCAGTACCTGCGCATCCGCACCCTCCAGCCCGAGCCGGACTATG gggCAGCCGTGGCCTTCTTTGAGGAGAGAGCCCTCCAGCTGGGCCTGGGCTGTCAGAAAGTGGAG GAATATTGGAGTCATGATCCCTTTGAGGCCTTCAAGGATGCAGACGGCTACATCTACGGCAGGGGCGCCCAGGACATGAAGTGTGTCAGCGTCCA ATACCTGGAGGCTGTGAGGAGGCTGAAGGCTGAAGGCCACCATTTCCCCAGAACCATCCACTTGACCTTTGTGCCAG atgaggagattgGGGGTCACCAAGGCATGGAGCTGTTTGTGAAGCGGCCTGAGTTCCAGGCCCTGAGGGCTGGCTTTGCCCTGGATGAGG GCCTGGCCAACCCCACTGACGCCTTCACTGTCTTTTACAGTGAGCGGAGCCCCTGGT GGGTGCGGGTCACCAGCACTGGGAAGCCAGGCCATGGCTCGCGATTCATCGAGGACACAGCAGCGGAGAAGCTG CACAAGGTTGTGAGCTCCATCCTGGCTTTTCGGGAGAAGGAGAGGCAGAG GCTGCAGTCAGACCCTCAACTGAAGGAGGGGGCTGTGACCTCCGTGAACCTGACTATCCTAGAGGGCGGCGTGGCCTATAACGTGGTACCTGCCACCATGAGTGCCAGCTTTGACTTCCGTGTGGCCCCGGATGTGGACCTGAAG GCTTTCGAGGGGCAGCTGCAGGACTGGTGCCAGGCAGCTGGCGAGGGGGTCACCTTCGAGTTTGCTCAG AAGTGGACAGAGCCCCAAGTGACACCTACTGATGACTCAGACCCTTGGTGGGCAGCATTTAGCGGGGCCTGCAAAGACAT GAACCTCACTCTGGAGCCAGAGATCTTCCCCGCTGCCACGGACAGCCGCTATCTTCGCGCG GTAGGGGTCCCAGCTCTGGGCTTCTCACCCATGAACCGCACACCCATACTGCTCCACGACCACGATGAACGGCTGCACGAGGCCGTATTCCTCCGTGGGGTAGACATATATACTCGGCTGCTGCCTGCCCTGGCCAGTGTGCCGGTTCTGCCCAGTGAAAGCTGA
- the ABHD14A gene encoding protein ABHD14A, whose amino-acid sequence MSRSQVALLGLGLGLLFMLLLYVGLPGPPEQTSWLWGDSNVTILAGLTPGSSPIFYREVLPFHRAHRVDVVLLHGKAFSSRTWEQLGTLQLLAQRGYRAVALDLPGFGNSAPSKEASTEAGRAELLERVLQDLNVQNAVLVSPSLSGRYALPFLMRGHHQLRGFVPIAPASTQNYTQEQFQAVKTPTLILYGELDRTLARESLRQLRHLPNHSTVKLRNAGHACYLHKPQDFHLELLAFLDHLL is encoded by the exons ATGAGCCGGTCCCAGGTTGCCctgctgggcctgggcctgggcctgctattcatgctgctgctaTATGTGGGGCTGCCAGGACCACCTGAGCAGACCTCCTGGCTCTGGGGAGACTCCAATGTCACGATCCTGGCTGGTCTCACCCCTGGCAGCTCCCCCATTTTTTACCGTGAGGTGCTCCCATTCCACCGGGCCCACAG GGTGGATGTGGTGCTGCTCCACGGAAAGGCCTTTAGCTCCCGGACGTGGGAGCAGCTGGGCACGCTGCAGCTGCTGGCACAGAGGGGCTACCGGGCTGTGGCCCTTGACCTTCCAG GTTTTGGGAACTCGGCACCTTCAAAGGAGGCAAGCACAGAGGCAGGGCGGGCAGAGCTGTTGGAGCGAGTGCTGCAGGACCTAAATGTGCAGAACGCTGTGTTGGTGAGCCCTTCACTGAGTGGCCGCTATGCCCTGCCCTTCCTGATGCGAGGCCACCACCAGCTGCGCGGATTCGTGCCCATTGCACCTGCCTCCACCCAGAACTACACCCAGGAACAATTCCAGGCCGTGAAG ACCCCGACTCTCATCCTGTATGGGGAGCTGGACCGCACCCTGGCTCGGGAGTCACTGCGGCAGCTCCGCCATCTGCCCAACCACTCCACGGTGAAGTTGCGCAATGCAGGCCACGCCTGCTACCTCCACAAGCCACAAGACTTCCACCTCGAACTTCTTGCTTTCCTTGACCATCTACTGTGA
- the ABHD14B gene encoding putative protein-lysine deacylase ABHD14B: MAGMEQREGTIQVQGQSLFFREALPSGGQAARFSVLLLHGIRFSSETWQNLGTLHRLAQAGYRAVAIDLPGLGHSKEAKAPAPIGELVPSSFLAAVVDALDLGPPVVISPSLSGMYSLPFLTAPGSQLRGYVPVAPICTDKINAADYARVKASVLIVYGDQDPMGQTSFEHLKQLPNHRVLVMEGAGHPCYLDKPEEWHTGLLDFLQGLA; this comes from the exons ATGGCGGGCATGGAGCAGCGCGAGGGCACCATCCAGGTGCAGGGCCAGAGCCTCTTCTTCCGAGAGGCTCTCCCTAGCGGTGGGCAGGCCGCCCGCTTCTCCGTGCTGCTGTTGCATGGCATACGCTTCTCCTCCGAGACCTGGCAGAACCTGGGCACGCTGCACAGGCTGGCCCAGGCTGGCTACCGGGCTGTGGCCATTGACCTGCCAG GTCTGGGGCACTCCAAGGAAGCAAAAGCACCTGCCCCTATTGGGGAGCTGGTCCCCAGCAGCTTCCTGGCAGCTGTGGTGGATGCTTTGGATCTGGGCCCCCCAGTCGTGATCAGCCCATCACTGAGTGGCATGTACTCCCTGCCCTTCCTCACGGCCCCAGGCTCCCAGCTCCGGGGCTACGTGCCAGTGGCCCCCATCTGCACTGACAAAATCAATGCTGCCGACTATGCCAGAGTGAAG GCATCAGTTCTTATCGTTTATGGAGACCAAGACCCCATGGGTCAGACCAGCTTTGAGCACCTGAAGCAGCTGCCCAACCACCGGGTGTTGGTCATGGAGGGGGCGGGGCACCCCTGTTACCTTGACAAACCCGAGGAGTGGCATACAGGGCTGCTGGATTTCCTGCAGGGGCTAGCATGA